A region from the Prochlorococcus sp. MIT 0603 genome encodes:
- the petB gene encoding cytochrome b6 yields MANSSPVYDWFQERLEIQDIADDVTSKYVPPHVNIFYCLGGITLVCFLIQFATGFAMTFYYKPTVTEAYNSVSYLMTDVSFGWLIRSVHRWSASMMVLMLILHVFRVYLTGGFKRPRELTWVTGVVMAVITVAFGVTGYSLPWDQVGYWAVKIVSGVPAAIPVIGDFMVELLRGGESVGQTTLTRFYSLHTFVLPWTLAIFMLMHFLMIRKQGISGPL; encoded by the coding sequence ATGGCAAATTCCTCACCTGTCTACGATTGGTTTCAGGAACGGCTTGAAATTCAAGACATCGCAGATGATGTCACTTCAAAATACGTACCTCCACATGTAAACATCTTTTATTGTCTTGGAGGCATCACACTTGTCTGCTTCTTGATTCAATTTGCAACTGGGTTTGCAATGACTTTTTATTACAAGCCCACTGTCACTGAAGCTTATAACTCAGTCAGTTATTTAATGACAGATGTAAGTTTTGGTTGGTTGATTAGATCAGTGCATCGTTGGAGTGCCTCAATGATGGTGTTGATGCTGATTTTGCATGTTTTTAGAGTTTATTTGACAGGTGGGTTTAAAAGGCCAAGAGAGCTTACTTGGGTTACAGGGGTAGTAATGGCTGTAATTACAGTAGCTTTTGGTGTTACTGGATATTCATTGCCTTGGGATCAGGTAGGTTATTGGGCTGTAAAGATTGTTTCAGGTGTGCCTGCTGCAATCCCAGTTATTGGAGACTTTATGGTTGAACTGTTAAGAGGCGGGGAAAGCGTAGGGCAAACAACACTTACTCGCTTTTATAGTCTGCATACTTTTGTATTGCCATGGACACTTGCCATTTTTATGCTCATGCATTTCCTAATGATAAGAAAACAGGGAATATCAGGACCTCTATAA
- the petD gene encoding cytochrome b6-f complex subunit IV: MSTLKKPDLSDTKLRAKLAKGMGHNYYGEPAWPNDLLYIFPVVILGTIACIVGLAVLDPAFLGDKANPFATPLEILPEWYLYPVFQILRVVPNKLLGIALQTLIPLGLMLIPFIENVNKFSNPFRRPVAMTFFLFGTLLTIYLGIGACLPIDKSLTLGLF; this comes from the coding sequence ATGTCAACTCTTAAGAAGCCAGATTTATCAGATACAAAACTAAGAGCCAAACTCGCAAAAGGTATGGGCCATAATTATTATGGAGAGCCTGCTTGGCCAAATGACCTCCTGTATATATTTCCTGTAGTAATTCTTGGAACTATAGCTTGCATAGTAGGCCTAGCAGTATTAGACCCAGCTTTTCTTGGTGATAAAGCAAATCCTTTTGCTACCCCCTTGGAAATTTTGCCTGAGTGGTACTTATACCCAGTCTTTCAAATTCTAAGAGTCGTTCCCAATAAGCTTCTTGGGATTGCATTGCAAACCCTTATACCTCTTGGCTTAATGCTTATTCCTTTTATAGAAAATGTAAATAAGTTCTCCAATCCTTTTAGAAGGCCTGTAGCAATGACTTTCTTCTTGTTTGGTACTTTATTGACAATATATTTGGGGATCGGCGCATGTTTGCCTATTGATAAGTCTTTGACCTTGGGCCTTTTTTAA